Proteins from a genomic interval of Prevotella sp. E13-27:
- a CDS encoding four helix bundle protein gives MAGARNFREYHVWNEAVDYATYVYEVTGQMLWFEKKGLCDQLQRAAVSISSNIAEGAARPSDADFAHFLDFALGSAFEVETQLTIAKNVGYFDNLNDNLDVNFQELMDRIHSIERQLNGLINSIRKS, from the coding sequence ATGGCTGGCGCGAGAAACTTTAGGGAATACCATGTATGGAATGAGGCGGTGGACTATGCCACCTATGTATATGAGGTGACAGGTCAAATGCTTTGGTTTGAAAAGAAAGGTCTGTGCGACCAGCTGCAAAGAGCTGCTGTTTCCATCAGCTCGAACATTGCAGAAGGAGCAGCACGTCCTTCGGACGCAGACTTTGCTCACTTCCTAGACTTCGCCTTAGGTTCAGCGTTTGAGGTTGAAACACAGTTGACGATAGCAAAGAATGTGGGGTACTTTGATAACCTTAACGATAACCTTGACGTTAACTTCCAGGAGTTAATGGATAGGATTCATAGTATCGAACGTCAGTTGAATGGATTAATAAACTCCATCCGTAAAAGTTAA
- a CDS encoding ABC-three component system middle component 2 gives MEKEVKILNGTFEVALRLLAIMTTCKKAMTVERLAIYSYFALYLSDLSKDEESLHPEIPYRSSSYINSRDAILPALDLLLSKGVVKCDFSNRVVRFSATELGAALYEQIEGDYKHKLVENIMKAHELMGRKSDSSLNSLVYAKMAEWGSEFSYESVLNEIAYEE, from the coding sequence ATGGAAAAAGAAGTGAAGATATTAAATGGTACATTTGAGGTAGCGCTAAGATTGCTCGCAATCATGACCACTTGTAAAAAGGCCATGACTGTGGAACGCTTGGCAATCTATTCATACTTTGCTCTTTATCTTTCTGATTTGAGCAAAGATGAGGAGAGTCTTCATCCTGAGATACCATATAGGAGCTCAAGTTATATCAATAGCCGTGATGCGATATTGCCAGCTTTGGATTTGTTGCTTTCAAAAGGAGTGGTAAAATGTGATTTTTCTAACCGTGTAGTCAGGTTTTCTGCAACAGAACTTGGAGCAGCCCTTTATGAGCAAATAGAAGGCGATTATAAGCATAAGCTGGTAGAGAACATTATGAAAGCCCATGAACTGATGGGACGAAAGAGTGACAGCAGCCTGAATAGTCTGGTATATGCCAAAATGGCTGAATGGGGAAGTGAGTTTAGTTATGAATCGGTTTTAAATGAAATCGCTTATGAAGAATAA
- a CDS encoding transposase — protein sequence MPRQPRVTSGTDIYHVMLRGINRQDIFEDKEDYVRFLLCMQQMLEPYDDLGNRLPPLCTFYAYCLMSNHVHLLIKTHHEDIGATIKHLAVMYAFYFNRKYSRAGHLFQDRFKSEPVNDMAYFTTLLRYIHQNPLKAGIVQHVSDYPWSSWQEYTGETPAALSLSATNAVLKRISIDNLRELVDTPLSDDVMILDIDDSPRITIGDQEVRQYLLDHFQISMPLEVQALDKEQRNQILLSLLDLGAGLRQLSRLTGVTYGVINKLNKRR from the coding sequence ATGCCCAGACAGCCAAGAGTAACATCAGGAACCGACATCTACCACGTCATGCTACGCGGTATCAACCGGCAGGACATCTTCGAAGACAAGGAAGACTATGTCCGCTTCCTCCTGTGCATGCAACAGATGCTTGAACCCTATGACGACCTGGGCAACCGCCTCCCTCCACTCTGCACCTTCTATGCCTACTGCCTCATGTCAAACCATGTGCATCTGCTCATCAAGACCCATCATGAAGACATCGGTGCCACCATTAAGCACTTGGCTGTCATGTACGCCTTCTATTTCAATCGCAAGTACTCACGTGCTGGCCATCTCTTCCAAGACCGTTTCAAGTCCGAGCCAGTGAATGATATGGCTTACTTCACTACCCTATTGCGCTACATCCATCAGAATCCCTTGAAGGCAGGCATCGTCCAGCATGTAAGCGACTACCCTTGGAGCAGCTGGCAAGAATACACCGGCGAAACTCCCGCAGCCCTTTCCCTCAGCGCTACCAATGCCGTCTTGAAACGAATATCTATTGACAACCTTCGGGAACTTGTTGACACCCCGCTCTCCGACGATGTGATGATTCTTGATATCGACGATAGTCCCCGCATCACCATTGGTGACCAAGAAGTCCGCCAATACCTGCTTGACCATTTCCAGATTTCTATGCCTTTGGAGGTTCAGGCCCTCGACAAGGAACAGCGCAACCAGATTCTCCTTTCCCTTTTAGACCTCGGAGCAGGCTTACGCCAGTTGTCCCGTCTAACAGGCGTAACCTACGGAGTTATCAACAAGCTGAACAAGAGAAGATAA
- a CDS encoding transposase, with amino-acid sequence MPRQARQASGTGIYHVMMRGINHQNIFEEQEDYYQFLNTLDLMAQSYEFDGTPAGRNYILYAYCLMSNHIHLLIREREDTIGMAIKRIASSYVYYYNHKYSRDGHLFRQRYKSEPVNDMAYFVTLLRYIHQNPVKAGIVNKVNDYEFSSWHEYEDKNSTLFPLCDTRTVLNRIFFEELNELVNEPLSDDIVCLDIEDASKGRPSDDHVMMLIKEKTGATNSSAFQQLPADIKKSLLIELKGKRASLRQLERLTGISKSMIYRM; translated from the coding sequence ATGCCAAGGCAGGCGAGACAAGCATCAGGAACTGGTATATATCATGTGATGATGCGTGGTATAAATCACCAGAACATTTTTGAGGAGCAGGAGGACTATTACCAGTTTCTCAATACATTAGATTTGATGGCTCAGTCGTACGAATTTGATGGTACACCTGCAGGAAGGAACTATATTCTGTATGCTTATTGTCTGATGTCTAATCATATTCATCTTCTCATTCGTGAACGCGAGGACACAATTGGAATGGCTATAAAAAGGATTGCTTCCTCCTATGTATACTATTATAATCACAAGTATTCAAGAGACGGCCATCTATTCCGCCAGCGTTATAAAAGTGAGCCAGTGAATGATATGGCTTATTTCGTGACGCTTCTGAGATATATTCACCAAAATCCTGTTAAGGCTGGGATCGTGAATAAAGTAAATGATTACGAGTTCAGCAGTTGGCATGAATATGAAGACAAGAATAGTACGCTATTCCCTTTATGTGACACTCGCACTGTTTTGAACCGAATATTCTTTGAGGAGTTGAATGAACTTGTAAATGAGCCTTTGTCTGATGATATTGTTTGCCTTGATATAGAGGATGCTTCGAAAGGACGTCCTTCGGATGATCATGTTATGATGCTGATCAAAGAAAAGACTGGCGCAACGAATAGCAGCGCTTTTCAGCAATTGCCTGCAGATATAAAGAAGTCTCTGTTAATAGAATTGAAGGGTAAAAGAGCATCATTGCGTCAATTGGAGAGATTGACAGGAATCAGTAAAAGCATGATTTATCGCATGTGA
- a CDS encoding ABC-three component system protein: MPITKEILKKPESKHGLKGAALFNEHRIDKDILKTMDEDTYEELVASWAYWCLKEGKEKKYEDVFRLGGAGDGGVDVIAYYDIAKRDCDIYQCKHYDHPVNRSDVIAELGKFLYHVYTGEILMPREYFLMSPQGLSGPFNKIYSNPDNLKKEIKDAWDKDIAGKIESKKSIKLESDLEKFIDAFDYKKFKLISPDKLISDVHRRENRHVYFQYFGVRKDDIKRIKIDTPAEHQDYEAKYIHHLMDAYNDVEGVSDVTPENIEETDFARHFEFARDEFWMAESVKKMSEENCPGDTDEFRELENDMMHHVADTHDEHYKDAYERVKQVTKHATTMPKKENRIISGELSSGELKGVCFQLSNEDKLVWKKK; the protein is encoded by the coding sequence ATGCCAATAACAAAAGAGATACTGAAAAAGCCGGAAAGCAAGCACGGACTAAAAGGCGCAGCTCTTTTTAATGAGCATAGGATAGATAAGGATATCCTGAAGACGATGGATGAGGACACCTATGAAGAATTGGTGGCCTCATGGGCTTATTGGTGCCTGAAAGAAGGAAAGGAGAAGAAATACGAGGATGTTTTCAGATTAGGAGGAGCCGGTGATGGAGGTGTCGATGTGATAGCCTATTATGATATTGCAAAACGTGATTGCGATATTTATCAGTGCAAGCATTATGACCATCCGGTTAATCGAAGTGACGTGATAGCTGAATTGGGTAAGTTCTTGTATCATGTTTATACTGGGGAAATCCTAATGCCACGGGAATACTTTTTAATGTCGCCGCAAGGGTTAAGTGGACCATTCAATAAGATATACTCCAATCCAGATAACTTGAAAAAGGAAATCAAGGATGCCTGGGATAAGGATATTGCAGGAAAGATAGAGTCGAAGAAGAGCATTAAACTGGAAAGTGACTTGGAGAAATTCATAGATGCTTTTGATTACAAAAAATTTAAGCTTATATCTCCAGACAAACTGATAAGTGATGTTCATCGACGCGAGAACCGACATGTGTACTTTCAATATTTTGGGGTGAGAAAGGATGATATAAAGCGAATAAAAATAGACACACCGGCGGAACACCAAGACTACGAGGCCAAGTATATACACCATCTTATGGATGCATACAATGACGTGGAGGGCGTTAGCGATGTGACACCAGAAAATATCGAAGAGACCGATTTTGCACGCCATTTCGAGTTTGCGAGGGATGAATTCTGGATGGCAGAATCAGTCAAGAAGATGAGTGAAGAGAATTGCCCAGGCGATACCGATGAGTTTAGAGAATTGGAGAATGATATGATGCATCATGTAGCGGACACGCATGATGAACATTATAAAGATGCTTATGAACGCGTGAAGCAAGTGACCAAACACGCAACCACTATGCCCAAGAAAGAGAACCGCATTATTAGTGGTGAATTAAGTTCTGGGGAGTTAAAAGGGGTATGCTTCCAACTATCTAATGAGGATAAACTGGTATGGAAAAAGAAGTGA
- a CDS encoding GNAT family N-acetyltransferase — protein sequence MKIVRLTDEHVFKPFDCGEEDLNAFLLKDAKFYAQGLVAVTYIVEDEDMTVAFFSLSNDRISLSESDKATWRRIRNSFPHRKHRSDYPAVKIARLGVNVNAQHRHIGTDILDFVKHTFITNNRTGCCFVTVDALPSAVPFYERNGFKLMRKENKGDTIPMYYDLLQLL from the coding sequence ATGAAGATTGTACGCCTGACAGATGAGCATGTCTTCAAGCCGTTTGACTGCGGAGAGGAAGACCTGAATGCTTTCCTTTTGAAGGATGCGAAGTTTTATGCGCAGGGACTTGTGGCCGTGACCTACATCGTAGAGGATGAGGATATGACGGTAGCATTCTTCTCGCTATCCAACGACCGCATCTCGCTTTCTGAATCTGACAAGGCTACTTGGCGACGAATCCGCAACAGTTTCCCTCACCGCAAGCATCGCAGCGACTATCCTGCCGTGAAGATTGCTCGTTTGGGTGTGAACGTGAATGCCCAACATCGGCACATCGGAACGGACATTCTGGACTTTGTGAAGCATACGTTTATCACCAACAACCGCACGGGCTGCTGCTTTGTGACGGTGGATGCTTTGCCGTCGGCAGTGCCTTTCTACGAGCGTAACGGCTTTAAACTGATGCGCAAGGAGAACAAAGGGGATACGATTCCGATGTACTACGATCTGCTGCAGCTGCTGTGA
- a CDS encoding AAA family ATPase, translating to MKNKGFYIKSVIAVGEWMIISRVDFNDGCNLLFGPSEMGKSSVFSLIDFMLGKKDAPKLPPEGQGYDTFYMEIVTKEDAATHTVRRLLKDKSVTVKDCTYELFENNTINGTAYPISATNKRKTYSQYLMELNGFEGDLQLRKSTTDKASFTYTWIRHLILADENRIVSETPIFNPSDEKVSATQEKSVIYYLTTGEDDSNFISQEKAEHRNLRYTGMIEITKDSIEEINRKIQALGDVSFADFKDETAMKALRSKISEDENKLRSLYDRRAKLEDEKRQLMSKQMFANEFIKRMEMLENHYITDLGRYEYLFDGANLFSILTETHVCPVCNSEIKDKTQINDEFLASIQNEYDQVKAKLKDIKDVIEKKGKEKLRLLNKINVITHELDGIATEVNNFSNQLLSIKNLLARYQENIEKKTEARFLQEESQRLYKKLAELEKEKTKRPAAPEYKRETSINEEFCNLVKEKLVYWNVLKENEPVVFDENGFDFVLGGKERITCGKGARGVTCAAILMSLLEYSLLKDIPFSNVLVLDSPITAHFSDGKQFAEQTTQTRFFKYCNDNIKDYQLIIIDNKSPEPNYRANLTNINYIEFSIEGRNGFYLGKKEKD from the coding sequence ATGAAGAATAAAGGTTTCTATATCAAGTCTGTCATAGCCGTAGGAGAATGGATGATTATTTCAAGGGTGGACTTCAACGATGGTTGCAACCTTCTGTTTGGTCCATCAGAGATGGGAAAATCGTCTGTGTTTTCTCTGATTGATTTCATGTTGGGTAAGAAAGATGCCCCTAAGCTACCGCCTGAAGGACAAGGGTATGATACCTTTTACATGGAAATTGTCACTAAAGAGGATGCCGCGACTCATACCGTCAGACGACTGCTCAAAGATAAATCCGTAACGGTGAAAGACTGTACCTATGAGCTGTTTGAAAATAATACCATTAACGGAACTGCCTACCCAATTTCTGCAACTAATAAAAGGAAAACATACTCACAATACCTCATGGAATTGAATGGGTTTGAGGGCGATTTGCAGTTGCGAAAGAGTACCACAGACAAAGCATCGTTTACATATACTTGGATAAGACACCTGATACTGGCCGATGAAAATAGAATCGTTTCTGAAACACCGATATTCAATCCATCGGATGAGAAAGTTAGTGCGACGCAAGAAAAGAGCGTGATTTACTATCTTACAACGGGTGAAGATGACAGTAATTTTATAAGTCAAGAAAAGGCTGAGCATCGTAATCTGAGATATACAGGAATGATTGAGATTACGAAGGATAGTATTGAAGAGATAAATAGGAAAATACAAGCATTAGGCGATGTGAGCTTTGCAGACTTCAAAGATGAAACAGCCATGAAAGCTCTCCGAAGCAAAATCTCCGAGGATGAAAATAAACTGAGATCATTGTATGACAGAAGGGCGAAACTGGAAGATGAGAAACGCCAGTTAATGTCTAAACAAATGTTTGCCAATGAGTTCATCAAAAGGATGGAAATGTTGGAGAATCACTATATAACCGATTTGGGACGCTACGAGTATTTATTTGATGGTGCCAATCTGTTTAGCATCCTCACAGAGACTCATGTTTGTCCGGTTTGCAATTCTGAGATCAAAGACAAAACACAGATTAATGATGAGTTCCTAGCCTCTATTCAGAATGAGTATGACCAGGTGAAAGCAAAACTAAAGGATATAAAAGATGTGATAGAGAAGAAGGGAAAGGAGAAACTTCGCTTGCTAAATAAAATAAACGTCATCACTCATGAATTGGATGGTATTGCAACCGAGGTGAATAATTTTAGTAACCAATTATTATCGATTAAGAATCTTTTGGCGCGTTATCAAGAAAACATCGAAAAGAAAACAGAAGCAAGATTTCTACAGGAGGAATCACAGCGACTCTATAAGAAATTAGCAGAGTTAGAGAAAGAGAAGACTAAAAGACCAGCTGCTCCAGAATATAAAAGAGAGACGTCTATTAATGAAGAGTTCTGCAACTTGGTTAAGGAGAAACTTGTATATTGGAACGTGCTGAAGGAGAACGAGCCTGTCGTTTTTGATGAGAATGGTTTTGATTTCGTGCTTGGAGGAAAAGAGCGCATTACGTGTGGAAAGGGTGCAAGAGGCGTTACATGTGCAGCCATATTGATGTCGTTATTGGAGTACAGCCTACTTAAGGACATTCCATTCAGTAATGTGTTAGTTCTGGATTCACCGATTACAGCTCATTTTAGTGATGGAAAACAGTTTGCGGAGCAGACTACGCAGACACGTTTCTTCAAATACTGTAATGACAATATTAAAGACTATCAGTTAATTATCATTGACAATAAGTCGCCAGAACCAAACTATAGAGCCAACCTTACTAATATTAACTATATAGAGTTCTCGATAGAAGGCAGAAATGGTTTCTATTTAGGGAAAAAGGAGAAAGATTAG
- a CDS encoding AAA family ATPase, giving the protein MKPGRGSQLKSHKVEIVKGSPFLKTAAIFGANAGGKSNFIKAIELGKYLVLHGTRADELIDYTPFRLSAENKKKDTTLIYHILCNNKKYEYGFSYNDERISHEWLHYITRKTTYIVFSRNQEQSISMPYLQKLNPKDDEFQFLQFIAKATTPKQLFLHELFTHNIHDNTTDVSDVEAVLSWFTDTLKIIFPETPYKQGVVLKAADDEDLKLVINALLSFFDTGIDDVYLKDVEFEKLNIPLNLQRSIKADLSKSEKGETFGALNLDGDLYLIRLFDGDISAKMLMTIHHQNESGAAEYFSLREESDGTKRLFDYIPLILDFIYGDNVFVVDEMERSLHPTLIRKILEIFYLYSNDTPSQLIFSTHESFLMTQHLLRSDEIWLMEKNEGISSLYNIDEKFNPRYDKKLRQSYLDGSYGAIPKLADNKELVEFLNKVKLDHK; this is encoded by the coding sequence CTGAAACCTGGTAGAGGATCTCAGCTTAAAAGTCATAAAGTAGAAATTGTTAAAGGATCTCCGTTTCTTAAGACTGCTGCAATCTTTGGTGCTAATGCTGGTGGTAAAAGTAATTTCATTAAGGCCATAGAATTAGGTAAATACTTGGTTCTACATGGTACAAGAGCCGATGAACTGATTGATTACACCCCGTTCCGCTTATCAGCAGAAAACAAGAAAAAAGACACAACGCTCATATACCATATTTTATGTAATAACAAGAAATACGAATATGGTTTCAGCTATAATGATGAAAGGATAAGCCACGAGTGGTTACACTATATTACTAGGAAAACTACATATATTGTATTTTCACGCAATCAGGAGCAGTCCATCAGCATGCCATACCTGCAGAAGCTCAATCCCAAAGACGATGAATTTCAGTTCCTGCAGTTCATTGCAAAGGCCACGACGCCAAAGCAATTATTCCTTCACGAACTGTTTACACACAACATTCACGACAACACAACCGATGTGTCTGACGTTGAAGCCGTTTTATCTTGGTTTACCGACACGCTGAAAATCATCTTTCCGGAAACACCATATAAACAAGGTGTAGTGCTAAAGGCTGCTGATGACGAAGATCTTAAATTAGTCATTAATGCTTTGCTTTCTTTTTTTGATACTGGTATCGATGACGTATATCTGAAAGATGTAGAATTCGAGAAGCTCAACATTCCACTTAATCTGCAACGAAGCATCAAGGCAGACCTGTCGAAATCCGAAAAAGGAGAAACATTTGGTGCGTTAAATCTTGACGGAGATCTATACCTGATTAGGCTTTTTGACGGAGATATATCCGCCAAGATGCTTATGACAATCCACCATCAAAACGAAAGTGGAGCAGCAGAATACTTCTCACTTAGAGAAGAAAGCGATGGTACCAAACGACTTTTCGATTACATTCCGCTTATTCTAGACTTTATCTATGGCGACAACGTATTTGTCGTCGACGAAATGGAGCGCAGCTTGCACCCTACCCTCATAAGGAAGATTCTAGAGATTTTCTATCTGTATTCTAACGACACCCCAAGTCAGCTAATTTTCAGCACCCACGAAAGTTTCTTGATGACCCAGCATCTCTTGCGTAGCGACGAGATTTGGCTGATGGAGAAGAATGAGGGTATCAGCAGTCTATATAATATCGATGAGAAGTTCAATCCTCGTTACGACAAAAAACTACGCCAAAGTTATTTGGATGGTTCTTATGGTGCAATACCCAAACTTGCAGATAATAAGGAACTTGTTGAGTTCTTGAATAAAGTCAAGTTAGATCACAAATAA